In Fusarium oxysporum Fo47 chromosome VII, complete sequence, the following proteins share a genomic window:
- a CDS encoding class I glutamine amidotransferase-like protein, whose product MASINVGILVYDYQAIDVVGPVDLLHSANSGFLEVSKVFGPIDDDAISRAPNFIFHHVGITKEPFHLFTSAITLTPTTTVDECPELDIILLGGPNPVGFELHQKYVDFIRQHINAGKLLFTTCTGSAVLASTGLLDGKNATINHAEYQWAKENYPEVNWTKERKWVVDGNIWTGAGAVAGMDMLAHWLKEKFGQDILTYAARNLDYEPRGVDGATPMIPKRYDESGKQLSTHEFFYH is encoded by the coding sequence ATGGCATCTATCAACGTCGGCATTTTGGTCTATGACTACCAGGCTATTGATGTCGTTGGCCCAGTTGACCTACTCCACTCGGCCAATTCTGGATTCCTGGAAGTGTCCAAAGTGTTTGGCCCTATCGATGATGACGCTATTTCCCGGGCTCCAAACTTCATTTTTCATCATGTTGGCATCACGAAAGAACCATTCCACCTTTTCACCAGCGCTATTACCCTTACCCCGACCACGACGGTGGATGAGTGCCCCGAGCTGGATATCATCCTGTTAGGAGGTCCTAATCCTGTAGGCTTTGAGCTGCACCAGAAGTACGTTGACTTCATCCGTCAACATATCAATGCTGGAAAGTTGCTCTTTACGACTTGCACTGGCTCAGCAGTACTGGCCTCTACGGGTCTTCTAGATGGAAAGAACGCAACTATCAACCACGCCGAGTATCAATGGGCCAAGGAGAATTATCCTGAAGTCAACTGGACTAAGGAAAGAAAATGGGTCGTCGACGGAAATATCTGGACTGGAGCTGGTGCTGTGGCGGGAATGGATATGCTGGCGCATTGGCTCAAGGAGAAATTCGGACAAGACATACTCACCTATGCTGCCCGGAATCTAGACTACGAGCCTCGAGGCGTCGACGGTGCGACACCTATGATCCCTAAGAGATACGACGAGAGTGGAAAGCAGCTTAGCACCCATGAGTTTTTTTATCATTAG